In 'Nostoc azollae' 0708, the following are encoded in one genomic region:
- a CDS encoding 4-hydroxy-3-methylbut-2-enyl diphosphate reductase, producing the protein MDTKAFKRSLQHSENYNRKGFGHKIEVATQLQSEYQSNLIQEIRDRNYILQRGNVTIRLAQAFGFCWGVERAVAMAYETRQHFPKERIWITNEIIHNPSVNQRMQEMQVQFIPVEANKKDFSLIDQGDVVILPAFGASVQEMQILNDKGCQIVDTTCPWVSKVWNTVEKHKKGEYTSIIHGKYKHEETVATSSFAGKYLIVLNLQEAEYVINYILNGDKREEFLAKFAKACSAGFDPEKDLERVGIANQTTMLKGETEKIAKLFEKTMMQKYGPAELNQHFQSFNTICDATQERQDAMLELVENNLDLMVVIGGFNSSNTTQLQQIAFGRNIPSYHIDAVERIKSGNAIEHRQLTGELITTENWLPPREIVVGITSGASTPDKVVEDIIERIFTLKAT; encoded by the coding sequence ATGGATACTAAAGCTTTTAAACGTAGTCTACAACATTCAGAAAACTACAACCGTAAAGGGTTTGGACACAAAATAGAAGTTGCCACTCAGTTGCAGTCTGAGTATCAAAGTAACTTAATTCAAGAAATACGCGATCGCAACTACATCCTCCAAAGAGGCAATGTTACCATCAGACTAGCACAGGCATTTGGATTTTGCTGGGGAGTAGAACGTGCAGTAGCAATGGCTTATGAAACCCGTCAACACTTCCCCAAAGAACGCATCTGGATTACCAACGAAATTATTCACAATCCTTCAGTGAATCAGCGGATGCAGGAAATGCAAGTCCAATTTATCCCTGTAGAAGCTAATAAAAAAGACTTCTCTCTTATTGATCAAGGCGATGTAGTCATCCTACCCGCCTTTGGTGCCAGCGTCCAAGAAATGCAGATTTTAAATGATAAAGGTTGTCAAATTGTTGATACAACTTGTCCTTGGGTTTCCAAAGTTTGGAATACAGTTGAAAAACACAAAAAAGGTGAATATACTTCCATTATTCATGGCAAATACAAACACGAAGAAACAGTTGCCACCAGTTCCTTTGCAGGTAAATATCTAATAGTCTTGAACTTACAAGAAGCAGAATATGTAATTAACTACATTCTCAATGGTGACAAGCGTGAAGAGTTTTTAGCTAAATTTGCAAAAGCCTGTTCGGCTGGATTTGATCCCGAAAAAGACTTAGAAAGAGTCGGTATTGCTAACCAAACAACCATGCTGAAAGGTGAGACCGAGAAAATTGCTAAACTCTTTGAGAAAACCATGATGCAGAAATATGGACCAGCCGAACTAAATCAGCATTTTCAAAGCTTTAATACCATCTGTGATGCTACCCAAGAACGCCAAGATGCCATGTTGGAATTAGTCGAAAATAATCTAGATCTAATGGTAGTAATTGGTGGTTTTAATTCATCAAATACAACTCAACTACAACAAATTGCATTTGGGAGAAATATTCCTTCCTATCACATTGATGCTGTTGAACGCATCAAATCAGGTAATGCCATCGAACATCGGCAATTAACAGGAGAACTAATAACAACAGAAAACTGGCTTCCACCAAGAGAAATTGTTGTAGGAATAACCTCTGGTGCTTCTACTCCCGATAAAGTTGTAGAAGATATCATTGAGAGAATTTTTACCTTAAAAGCAACCTGA
- a CDS encoding SGNH/GDSL hydrolase family protein, with the protein MSTSVKPFPIWGIFLLITNSILMLAIILLIWRQQKLITAYANSNPSEAINFNSPTPSLAPELGPRHKLSYSQWLDILKQEANATAQKPPEKLTILAGDSLSLWFPPDLLPEDRNWLNQGISGETSDGLLKRLDLFDHTQPESILVMIGINDLIRGVSDEEILTNQRRIIRYLRRNHPQTEIIVQSILPHGGEEARWEGREKLLAIPNRRIQKLNEELQRIATQQNVQYINLHPLFTNKQGDLRREFTTDGLHLNPQGYLIWRTALQIYNNSEGVQEAIGINRHRVEHSEDRITTDN; encoded by the coding sequence GTGTCCACTTCTGTAAAACCATTTCCTATCTGGGGAATTTTCTTGCTGATAACCAACAGTATCCTGATGTTAGCCATCATCTTGCTAATTTGGCGACAGCAGAAACTAATCACCGCTTATGCAAACAGCAACCCCTCAGAAGCAATCAACTTCAACTCTCCAACCCCTTCTTTGGCACCGGAATTAGGACCCCGGCATAAACTTAGTTACAGCCAATGGCTAGACATCCTCAAACAAGAAGCCAACGCAACCGCCCAAAAACCCCCTGAAAAGTTAACTATATTGGCTGGAGATTCTTTGAGTTTGTGGTTTCCACCTGATTTATTACCAGAAGACAGAAATTGGCTAAATCAGGGAATATCCGGCGAAACCAGCGATGGACTATTAAAAAGATTAGATTTATTTGACCACACCCAGCCAGAGAGCATTTTAGTCATGATTGGAATCAATGATCTAATTCGCGGTGTAAGTGATGAGGAAATCTTAACCAATCAAAGACGAATTATCCGCTATCTCCGTAGGAATCATCCCCAAACGGAAATTATAGTCCAGTCGATTTTGCCTCATGGGGGAGAAGAAGCAAGATGGGAGGGACGGGAAAAACTCCTGGCTATCCCCAACCGTCGTATTCAGAAATTGAATGAGGAACTACAAAGGATAGCTACTCAACAAAATGTCCAATATATAAACTTACATCCCCTCTTCACCAACAAACAAGGTGATCTACGCCGGGAATTTACCACTGATGGCTTACACCTCAATCCGCAAGGTTATCTAATTTGGCGGACTGCATTGCAGATTTATAACAATTCAGAAGGAGTTCAGGAGGCTATAGGCATAAATAGGCATAGAGTAGAGCATTCAGAGGACAGAATAACCACTGATAACTGA
- a CDS encoding ArpA protein: MESSFSINHSEDVSVQVDQLLRKHYFERGLFTDNLLQDLANSFQNEAYVKIPNFVPPVIETGVRGEVCNLLDQHAVRRELFLKVTSNTPRFMENVRQADIKQKGKIIPAIYHSEALMFFLSMIVKDEVILCPFEEEKYLITRMTQSGDTHGWHWDDYSYSLVWFMEAPPPELGGTVELIPNTHWDKENPNVEYYLEHFPVQSRSHAKGDVYLIKADTTMHRVTPLRGNITRTIVNMAWANKGDLEKEISHETIIDMYDI, from the coding sequence ATGGAATCTTCCTTTTCTATCAATCATTCTGAAGATGTTTCAGTTCAAGTCGATCAACTCCTGAGAAAGCATTACTTTGAGAGGGGTTTATTTACTGATAACTTGCTTCAGGACCTTGCAAACAGTTTCCAGAATGAGGCATACGTCAAGATTCCAAACTTTGTTCCACCTGTGATAGAAACAGGTGTTCGTGGAGAGGTTTGCAACTTACTAGATCAACATGCTGTTCGTAGAGAGTTATTTCTCAAGGTAACAAGCAATACTCCACGTTTCATGGAAAATGTTCGACAAGCAGATATTAAGCAAAAAGGAAAAATTATCCCAGCAATATATCATTCAGAAGCTCTAATGTTTTTCCTCTCGATGATTGTGAAAGACGAAGTTATCCTGTGTCCTTTTGAAGAGGAAAAGTATTTGATTACTCGCATGACTCAATCAGGGGATACACACGGTTGGCACTGGGATGATTATAGTTATTCCTTAGTTTGGTTTATGGAAGCTCCACCGCCTGAATTAGGTGGAACAGTTGAGTTAATCCCTAACACCCACTGGGATAAAGAAAACCCTAATGTTGAGTATTATCTAGAACATTTTCCTGTACAGTCACGGAGTCATGCCAAGGGTGACGTTTACTTGATCAAAGCAGACACGACTATGCATCGCGTTACCCCGCTCCGAGGAAATATAACCCGAACTATCGTAAATATGGCTTGGGCTAATAAAGGAGACCTAGAGAAGGAAATTTCTCATGAAACGATAATAGATATGTATGATATTTAA
- a CDS encoding SET domain-containing protein-lysine N-methyltransferase, whose translation MFYPINTLNKLKSIGSLKIEFRELTNGFCVFTTLRIPAHYPIYQAKDTLIFQNQTYQTVQVDEQTHLLDFVFANMNHSCNPSTFIDCGSLTIFAERDLEPGDELTFFYPSTEWRMERPFKCRCGASGCIGNVKGAAKVLSSSLNRYRLNRHIERLRNTILTREKTASCAKILNS comes from the coding sequence ATGTTTTACCCAATCAACACTTTGAATAAACTTAAATCTATAGGGTCTCTGAAGATAGAATTTAGAGAACTAACCAATGGCTTTTGTGTTTTCACAACATTGAGAATTCCGGCGCACTACCCAATCTATCAAGCAAAAGATACTTTGATTTTTCAAAATCAAACTTACCAAACAGTCCAAGTAGATGAACAAACACATTTACTAGATTTTGTGTTTGCAAATATGAACCATTCATGTAATCCATCAACGTTCATAGATTGCGGTAGCTTAACAATATTTGCTGAACGCGATCTTGAGCCAGGGGATGAGTTGACTTTTTTTTATCCCTCTACAGAATGGAGGATGGAGAGACCATTTAAATGTAGGTGCGGTGCTAGTGGTTGCATTGGTAATGTAAAAGGTGCAGCTAAAGTCCTCTCTAGCTCACTAAACAGATATCGCTTAAATAGGCATATTGAGCGATTAAGGAACACTATTTTAACTCGGGAAAAAACTGCTAGTTGTGCCAAGATCCTTAACTCATAA
- a CDS encoding class I SAM-dependent methyltransferase, with amino-acid sequence MMIPGSYNASNVHRDIDREIQRLYTQVLLSWDKEARTLARFGLNDCMSVLELGSGPGFFTQKLLTWLPNIAVIAVEIAPILVLRAKHQLQDKIGKRLQIIEASVMDTELKESSFDFAVARLLFQHLPDPSGAAKEILRVLKPGGKLVIIDIDQDIQSIVDPPIPKSPSLLLDNDSHLQASQGGNALIGRRLRRILKEVGFQNLDLEAIVFNSDELGVEGFSERFDPDLLLPIVKAGLVTEQEKQDFVTSYQQFLRLADPFVLNVWLMAYGEKP; translated from the coding sequence ATGATGATTCCAGGATCCTACAACGCTAGTAATGTACATCGTGACATAGATAGGGAAATACAACGTTTGTATACTCAAGTTCTCCTAAGTTGGGATAAGGAGGCACGCACTCTCGCTCGATTTGGGTTGAATGACTGCATGTCGGTCCTGGAATTAGGGAGCGGACCAGGCTTCTTCACACAAAAGCTACTAACTTGGTTACCAAATATTGCCGTGATAGCTGTAGAAATCGCTCCTATATTGGTTTTACGAGCTAAGCATCAGTTGCAAGATAAAATTGGTAAGCGATTACAAATAATTGAAGCCTCAGTGATGGACACAGAATTGAAGGAAAGCAGCTTCGACTTTGCAGTGGCACGCCTGCTGTTTCAGCATTTACCTGATCCATCCGGAGCTGCCAAAGAAATTCTACGCGTACTAAAACCTGGGGGCAAGCTTGTAATTATTGATATAGACCAAGATATTCAATCTATTGTAGATCCGCCAATTCCTAAATCTCCATCGTTATTGTTAGATAATGATAGCCATTTACAAGCCTCTCAAGGTGGAAATGCTCTTATTGGACGCCGCTTACGGCGCATCCTAAAGGAAGTTGGCTTTCAAAATCTTGATTTGGAAGCAATTGTTTTCAACAGTGATGAACTGGGGGTTGAAGGATTTTCGGAGAGATTTGATCCAGATTTATTGCTACCTATAGTCAAAGCTGGACTAGTAACTGAGCAAGAAAAGCAAGATTTTGTTACCTCTTATCAACAGTTCCTTCGATTAGCTGATCCCTTTGTCTTAAATGTTTGGCTAATGGCCTATGGTGAAAAACCATAA
- a CDS encoding GNAT family N-acetyltransferase — translation MQHIVIQRGDPALPEVYKLIEQLDHYLTHLYRAESNHLLSPESLQQPNVTFLTVSIDNVIVGCGALVKQDEDYAEIKRMFVLPEFRGLKIGRRLLDKLESCARASGLKLIRLETGISQPEALGLYEKAGYQHCDPFGNYTEDPLGIFMEKKLV, via the coding sequence ATGCAGCACATAGTTATTCAAAGGGGTGATCCTGCTCTTCCCGAAGTCTACAAGCTTATTGAGCAGCTTGACCATTACTTGACACATCTATATAGAGCGGAAAGTAATCACCTTCTGTCACCTGAGTCGCTACAACAGCCAAATGTGACTTTTCTTACCGTTAGCATTGATAACGTAATTGTGGGATGCGGTGCATTGGTCAAGCAAGATGAAGACTATGCAGAGATAAAACGGATGTTCGTTCTGCCAGAGTTTCGAGGCTTAAAGATTGGTCGCCGTCTTTTAGACAAGCTTGAATCCTGTGCGCGGGCATCTGGTCTCAAGCTAATTCGGCTTGAAACTGGTATCTCCCAGCCTGAAGCTTTGGGACTTTATGAAAAAGCAGGCTATCAGCATTGTGACCCTTTTGGAAATTATACCGAAGACCCTTTAGGTATTTTCATGGAAAAGAAACTGGTGTAA
- a CDS encoding tyrosine-type recombinase/integrase, with protein sequence MEIRSLRQLQRDYPVSPYIFQSSRRGPLAHDMIADIVERASEKASLPFPFHTHMLRHGTGYCLANGGIDTRTIQSYLGHKNIQHTVRYTELASTKFHGLWDD encoded by the coding sequence CTGGAGATTCGCTCTCTCCGTCAGCTGCAACGAGATTATCCTGTTAGTCCCTACATTTTCCAGTCTTCTCGACGTGGCCCGTTGGCACATGATATGATCGCCGATATTGTTGAACGTGCTAGTGAGAAGGCTTCTCTACCTTTTCCTTTTCATACCCATATGCTGCGGCATGGAACGGGTTATTGTTTGGCTAATGGAGGCATTGATACCCGAACAATTCAGAGTTATTTGGGGCATAAGAATATTCAGCATACTGTTCGTTATACCGAACTTGCATCTACTAAGTTTCATGGGCTTTGGGATGATTGA
- a CDS encoding GntR family transcriptional regulator: protein MVIPAPVWFPIIVDTSAPITINAQIVEQIKLLIAIGELQPSNALPTVTQLAKHLGVNHNTIAAVYNYLIESGYLIAQRGKGTFVANSQAVENLVTYKQLYNLLGQAFNAATIIGLSPSEFGGAAYAQAVMVNRHQPAALKLVFVECLQHSADVYKAIQTEIKKHLLFLELEDLKAKQPKALKELLAADIVITTVQHLWEVTQIAESEQEVIGVDIKPDLQLLTQISSLPRNALILLICQEESRSEDMKNMLQKAGVSHINFQPLGLQQLQQNPQVLEQAEAVCVSKEVEDYVRQYSSLLSRVMVFNFSLNETNVSVLKARLSAIQLAKSHLSIAAHP from the coding sequence ATGGTAATACCTGCACCTGTTTGGTTTCCTATTATTGTTGATACCTCTGCACCGATAACAATTAATGCTCAGATTGTTGAACAGATTAAACTACTAATTGCGATTGGAGAACTACAGCCAAGTAATGCCTTGCCGACTGTTACTCAATTAGCTAAACATCTAGGAGTAAATCACAACACTATTGCGGCAGTTTATAACTATCTAATTGAATCTGGTTATCTGATAGCTCAAAGGGGTAAAGGAACTTTTGTCGCTAACTCTCAAGCTGTAGAGAATCTTGTTACCTACAAGCAATTGTACAATCTGTTAGGTCAAGCCTTTAATGCTGCAACCATAATTGGATTATCTCCATCTGAATTTGGTGGGGCTGCTTACGCACAAGCAGTAATGGTGAATCGACATCAGCCTGCAGCTTTAAAGTTAGTATTTGTAGAATGCTTACAACATAGTGCAGATGTATATAAAGCTATTCAAACAGAAATCAAAAAACATTTATTATTCCTTGAGCTAGAAGATTTAAAGGCTAAACAGCCAAAAGCGTTGAAAGAGTTGTTAGCCGCTGATATTGTGATTACAACGGTGCAACATTTATGGGAAGTAACTCAAATAGCTGAGAGTGAACAGGAAGTAATTGGTGTTGATATTAAGCCAGACTTACAACTTTTAACACAAATTTCATCTTTGCCTCGTAACGCTTTAATATTGCTTATTTGTCAAGAAGAGAGCAGAAGTGAAGACATGAAAAATATGTTACAAAAAGCTGGAGTTTCCCACATAAATTTTCAACCTTTAGGATTGCAGCAGCTTCAGCAAAATCCCCAGGTTTTAGAACAGGCTGAGGCAGTTTGTGTTTCCAAAGAAGTTGAAGATTATGTACGTCAGTATAGTTCTCTACTTTCTAGGGTAATGGTCTTTAATTTTAGCCTCAATGAAACTAATGTGTCAGTTTTAAAAGCACGCTTATCTGCAATCCAATTGGCAAAATCACATTTGAGCATCGCGGCACATCCATAG
- a CDS encoding PAS domain-containing protein, which translates to MIINYLNQTISQANATGIVVVDNNRKMVSLNRKFIEMWGLPSQIVSEQDEKLALEFACSQVKNPNIFIKEIQEIYIYMELEIYDIIKLKDGRLFKRTSQPQYLKEKIVGRIWTFREINQWSIEPELDFIKNKMFLFPSLG; encoded by the coding sequence ATGATCATAAATTATTTAAATCAAACAATAAGCCAAGCTAATGCCACAGGAATTGTTGTAGTTGATAACAACAGAAAGATGGTAAGCCTGAATAGAAAATTTATAGAGATGTGGGGGTTACCTTCACAAATAGTGAGCGAGCAAGATGAAAAGCTAGCATTAGAATTTGCTTGCTCTCAGGTGAAAAATCCTAATATTTTTATTAAAGAGATTCAAGAAATTTACATATATATGGAATTAGAGATTTATGACATTATTAAACTCAAGGATGGTCGATTATTTAAGCGCACTTCACAGCCTCAATACTTAAAAGAGAAGATTGTGGGGAGAATTTGGACGTTTCGTGAAATAAACCAGTGGAGCATTGAGCCGGAGTTAGATTTTATTAAAAATAAAATGTTTCTTTTTCCATCTCTTGGTTAA
- a CDS encoding IS5 family transposase, whose translation MNYQCIQQLNLRAFKIHFGVRKKTFKRIVKTIKSFQASNKYSNSRRKPLLGIQEQVLVTLEYWREYRTYFHIATSWRVSESTICRIVHRIESELVQSGMFRLPGKKALLRGLNQPDVVVMDVTETPVERPKRKQEEFYSGKKERHTLKSQLIINQETGEIICTFFGKGSCHDFSLFKASGIHLHAEIQGIHDSGYQGIDQFHSNSYTPEKKPKNRELSILEKDYNRVLATARIGIEHINRRLKIFKIFGDRYRNRRRRYGLRCNLLSAIYNYELSLAVTKFKTPTIP comes from the coding sequence ATGAATTATCAGTGCATCCAACAGTTAAATCTAAGGGCATTTAAAATTCACTTTGGAGTTAGGAAAAAAACTTTTAAGAGAATAGTTAAAACTATAAAATCATTCCAAGCAAGTAACAAGTACAGTAACAGCAGACGGAAACCTCTACTTGGTATTCAAGAGCAAGTTTTGGTGACTCTGGAATACTGGAGAGAATACCGAACTTACTTTCATATTGCTACGAGTTGGCGAGTGTCGGAATCAACTATTTGTCGCATTGTTCATCGCATAGAATCAGAACTGGTGCAGTCAGGAATGTTCCGTCTTCCCGGAAAAAAGGCCTTGCTCAGAGGTTTGAATCAGCCTGACGTAGTAGTAATGGATGTAACTGAAACTCCCGTTGAACGTCCAAAAAGAAAACAAGAGGAATTTTATTCAGGAAAGAAAGAACGTCATACCCTCAAAAGCCAATTGATTATCAATCAAGAAACGGGGGAAATTATTTGTACTTTCTTTGGTAAAGGTAGCTGCCACGATTTTTCCTTATTCAAAGCTAGTGGAATTCATCTTCATGCCGAAATACAAGGTATACACGATAGTGGTTATCAAGGAATTGACCAATTTCATAGCAACAGTTACACTCCCGAAAAAAAGCCTAAAAACAGAGAACTCTCTATCTTAGAAAAAGACTATAATCGGGTTCTGGCAACAGCGAGAATCGGCATTGAACACATCAATCGCCGCCTGAAAATTTTTAAGATTTTTGGTGATAGATATCGTAATCGCCGTCGTCGTTATGGTCTGCGTTGTAACTTACTGTCCGCAATTTACAACTACGAGTTAAGTTTAGCCGTAACGAAATTTAAGACCCCTACTATACCATAA
- a CDS encoding ammonium transporter, producing MGNALAQGRSTPPDPDTGDTAFMLISSALVLLMTPGLAFFYGGFVRSRNILNTLMMSFVLMAIIGVTWVLWGYSLSFAPGVPFIGGLEWLGLNGVGLETTGYLEDSAPAEVVSYAGTIPHQAFMIYQAMFAIITPALISGAIAERMSFRAYCLFVLLWSTFIYTPLAHMVWAKGGFLGLYGGLGALDFAGGTVVHISSGVSALVAAIVLGPRKSHPDRLSPPHNVPFILLGAGLLWFGWFGFNAGSALSAGSIATAAFVATNTAAAAGTLMWLILEATLRGKPTAVGAATGAVAGLVGITPAAGFVTPLAAILIGFITAFLCFYAVSFKHKLNVDDALDTFPVHGVGGTLGAILTSIFATTEVNSGGKDGVLRGNFREFFVELAAIAIAYIIAGTGTWIILKIIDATIGLRVKEEAENQGLDIHEHGEEGYNSEFGDRINV from the coding sequence ATGGGCAATGCATTAGCCCAAGGAAGATCTACACCACCTGATCCTGATACTGGAGATACAGCATTTATGCTGATATCGTCAGCACTCGTATTGCTGATGACACCGGGATTGGCTTTCTTTTATGGTGGGTTTGTGCGATCGCGCAACATCCTCAACACCTTAATGATGAGTTTTGTGTTGATGGCCATTATCGGAGTAACCTGGGTTCTCTGGGGTTATAGCCTATCATTTGCCCCTGGTGTACCCTTTATCGGTGGCTTGGAGTGGTTAGGCTTAAATGGAGTCGGTTTAGAAACAACCGGTTATTTGGAAGATTCAGCCCCTGCGGAAGTAGTTTCCTATGCGGGGACAATACCTCATCAAGCATTCATGATCTATCAAGCCATGTTTGCAATCATCACCCCAGCTTTAATTTCTGGGGCGATCGCAGAACGGATGAGTTTCCGCGCCTATTGCCTATTTGTGCTGTTGTGGTCAACCTTTATCTACACACCCCTAGCACACATGGTCTGGGCAAAAGGTGGATTTTTGGGTTTATACGGTGGTTTAGGCGCTCTTGACTTTGCAGGTGGCACAGTCGTACATATTAGTTCTGGGGTTTCTGCACTTGTAGCAGCCATCGTTCTCGGACCCCGGAAAAGCCACCCTGATCGCCTCAGTCCACCCCACAACGTCCCCTTTATTTTATTGGGTGCTGGTTTACTCTGGTTTGGCTGGTTTGGCTTTAACGCTGGTAGCGCCTTATCCGCTGGTAGCATTGCCACAGCAGCCTTTGTTGCTACTAATACAGCAGCAGCAGCTGGTACGTTAATGTGGCTAATTCTAGAAGCAACTCTGAGAGGTAAACCCACCGCAGTTGGTGCAGCCACAGGTGCAGTAGCTGGTTTAGTTGGTATTACTCCAGCTGCAGGATTTGTCACACCCTTAGCAGCGATTCTAATCGGTTTCATTACCGCCTTCCTCTGCTTCTATGCAGTCAGTTTCAAGCACAAATTGAACGTTGACGATGCCTTAGACACCTTTCCCGTTCATGGTGTCGGTGGAACATTAGGGGCAATTTTAACCTCCATTTTTGCCACCACCGAAGTCAACTCAGGCGGTAAAGATGGGGTATTACGTGGTAATTTTAGGGAATTTTTCGTAGAACTAGCAGCGATCGCCATAGCTTATATCATTGCCGGTACTGGCACATGGATAATTTTGAAAATTATTGATGCTACCATTGGTTTGCGTGTCAAAGAGGAAGCAGAAAATCAAGGTCTAGATATCCACGAACACGGAGAAGAAGGGTATAACTCCGAGTTTGGTGATCGCATTAACGTTTAG
- a CDS encoding protein kinase domain-containing protein has protein sequence MYQRRLIYRDIKPSNIIRGSENNQLVLIDFGAVKLIQPRIDEETELATVAIGTRGYSPPEQFAGHPRLSSDIYALGMIGIQAITGTAPQEFPLHPETGKIIWRQTTNVSNELAAILDKMVCYNFSDRYQSATVVLQDLKSISY, from the coding sequence ATATATCAACGCCGTCTAATTTATCGGGATATTAAACCAAGCAATATTATAAGAGGTAGTGAAAATAATCAACTGGTATTAATAGATTTTGGTGCAGTCAAGTTAATTCAACCACGCATAGATGAGGAAACGGAATTAGCTACCGTTGCTATTGGTACAAGAGGCTATTCACCACCAGAACAGTTTGCTGGACATCCCAGGTTATCGAGTGATATTTACGCTTTAGGTATGATTGGTATTCAAGCTATCACTGGCACTGCACCCCAGGAATTCCCGCTGCATCCAGAAACTGGTAAGATTATATGGCGACAAACAACCAATGTCAGCAATGAATTAGCGGCTATTTTAGATAAGATGGTTTGTTACAACTTTAGTGATCGCTATCAATCTGCTACTGTTGTTCTTCAGGATTTAAAGTCAATTAGTTATTAG
- a CDS encoding CHASE2 domain-containing protein, translated as MGKTLFPRLDKNAGSYEDTDAYGYQILLNSRHPNHLAIQVTLTEVLTDQVNPNWVQDRLVIIGTTANSLHPGFYTPYSSLSDQPARIPRIFVHAQIASQILTTVLDGRPLMYYWPDWAELLWIWSCSLVRAVLAWQWRHPLMFLLLEGFIFVGVVVITAGFYLQAIWIPLFAPALGLVFSGLAVMGYTTYQTQKQNQTIVLKVEQQEDAITQLGLLLEQTTELPSNFDDFKFAEISIFKTDELLLAGGFKISKSLASGGFSCTYLAEDTKRKGNPICVVKELMPTRRDPKLLQVARRLFNTEAEILAVLGKHPQITELFTYFEEDQEFYLVQEYILGNTLSKELTPEKGAKTEAYVVNLIQ; from the coding sequence ATAGGTAAAACTTTATTTCCCCGCTTAGATAAAAATGCTGGCAGCTATGAAGATACAGATGCCTATGGCTATCAAATTTTATTAAATTCTCGTCATCCAAATCACCTGGCTATACAAGTTACTTTGACAGAGGTTCTGACAGATCAAGTAAATCCCAATTGGGTGCAAGATCGCTTGGTAATTATTGGGACGACTGCTAATAGTCTTCATCCTGGGTTTTATACTCCCTATAGCAGTTTATCAGACCAACCTGCAAGAATACCTCGTATTTTTGTTCATGCTCAAATAGCTAGTCAAATTCTGACGACGGTTCTGGATGGACGACCTCTGATGTATTATTGGCCAGACTGGGCTGAGTTATTATGGATTTGGAGTTGTTCATTAGTACGTGCTGTTTTAGCATGGCAATGGCGACATCCTTTGATGTTTCTGTTATTAGAAGGTTTCATTTTTGTAGGTGTAGTGGTAATTACTGCTGGTTTTTATCTACAAGCAATATGGATACCTCTATTTGCACCTGCTTTGGGTTTAGTATTCAGCGGTCTTGCTGTCATGGGTTATACTACTTACCAAACTCAAAAGCAAAACCAGACAATTGTGTTGAAAGTAGAACAACAAGAAGATGCGATCACACAATTAGGCTTACTATTAGAGCAAACAACAGAACTTCCATCTAATTTTGATGACTTTAAGTTTGCAGAAATATCAATATTCAAAACCGATGAGTTACTTTTGGCTGGAGGTTTCAAAATCTCTAAATCTCTTGCTTCTGGCGGCTTTAGTTGTACTTATTTAGCAGAAGATACTAAACGAAAAGGTAATCCTATCTGTGTAGTTAAAGAGTTAATGCCAACCCGTCGAGATCCGAAGCTTTTGCAAGTTGCCCGCAGGTTATTTAATACTGAAGCTGAAATATTAGCAGTTTTAGGTAAACATCCGCAAATTACTGAACTCTTTACTTATTTTGAAGAAGATCAGGAGTTTTATTTAGTTCAAGAGTATATTCTTGGCAACACTTTGAGTAAAGAATTAACACCAGAAAAAGGTGCGAAAACTGAAGCCTATGTTGTTAATCTTATTCAATAA